A segment of the Salvelinus sp. IW2-2015 linkage group LG23, ASM291031v2, whole genome shotgun sequence genome:
TGGGTACGACTTCAGTGAAAGTGGGGGAAACCAAAACTATCTTAATATCCTGAACAGAGCAACACCCATTCAAAGCCTTCTCCCTTTCCACTCCAGTTACTGTATGATAcatcctacaaatattgaaacgGATGGAATTTTCTCCCCATATTGTGAGAAAGTAAAACTGGAATTCTATCACGCCAATATTACACTTCATGTTCTAGAAACAAATGCACCCAGTACACCCTGGCTATTTACAATATGTTATATCAGAAATCCATTAAGACACTTGTAATTCTTTGGAAAATCAAATGTAAAATGAGTGAAATGCAACTATACACGTGCGGCAATGAACAACCCTCTTGTTCAACACATTGTGAGGGTTGGAGGACAGTAAAATGAATGAACGCACGTTGTAGCTTTCCTTTAGAGTGAATGGTTACTTTCTCGGTGCATAGATACTTTGAACCCAGGAGGCTCCTGATTATTGCTCTCAGACATGGTCTGCTTGCATTAGCATGCAGAAATATGGACATGGGGGCCCTTGAAGCAAAGGGGTTCGTAGCTTACCGAAAAGTTGTAATAAGGTGGGTGGAAACTGGCATTGAGGAGGAAAACTGCTTAGGAGGTACTAAGGGTTGAGGTCGGAAGTCTTAATGGTTAGATAAAGCACATGGCTGAGTCTAAAACACTGTAACAAAGTGGGGAGATGCTGTTGTTCTGCAGTGCATTTACTGATTGGAATGATAACAAATGACACTTTGGTTCATTCAACCTATTCTATAAAATGTCCCTGAAATCAAATAACAAATTTGACagatcaatgtgattttttttttttattgaatgaaAGTTCTAAATTGCTTTCAACACCTCACGAGCGCATGCGCGTTGAATAGCGGCGGGGCAATGTAGCGGCGGCAGCCTATCAAAAGCGCTGGAGGTATAGCTTAttgggggcgtggctttcagttagttatttttgcccacctgtgagagtaaatgtcGTTCCTGTTAATGTGGTCTAATTGTATCTGTTATTCTAACTCAAACGTGTACACTGACAGCATCTGTAATGATACTTGCATGAGAGCATATGGTACTAAAGAGCCTGTTAACGTTTCTATGTTAAGGTAGTTAATTCTTGGCCATGATATTGTGGCTACTAAATGTATAAAGAATATGTTTAGAAACATTATTTCAAGTTATCGGACCAACTTAATTCCTTGATTTACAGGGAATTGATTTCATTGGAGTTGGATAGGTAATTCCAAATTAAAAAGTGAACTTGGAACAATATGAAAAAATTGGTTACATTTACATGAAATATGagtttgtatttgttatttattaggtttaaccGAAAGGGGAAAAGTAAGTTGAGTTTTGAAAGAAATACATTGCAACTTCAAATATGGGTTTGGTAATAATGAAATAAAACTGTCGCCATTGAATCATATATTTTGTTTCAACAAATGTAGTGTTTTTCAATTGAGAAAACCTAACTTATTTACTTGTAACCAGTTGGAGTCATTTTTTAGGTTGATCCAAAAGagtttttttttaacagtgtAGGGCGGGAAGAAATATCGGACATGTTGCTTTATGCAGAATGTTGCTTATAATCATGTTGAAACTACAAGCATACGACCATACAGTATGGAGGTCTTAAGAAACTAAAGGCAAACAACCCTATTTAAAGGCGGCCGACCCCATTTAAAGCTTCAGTGTTCATCAGGAGGCATTATCGTTGGGTAGATGTCAATGTTTAAGGGGTGGGCTTACAGTTTACGCCAATGGAGTAAATAAAACTGCTTCCTCATGAGACACATTCTCTGTAATGATTATGATCGATGGACAGGGTAGCTAAAAGGGGTGATATGTTGTACATTTACCTTCTGTCACCAACTGTGCATTTAATATGAGCAACGAGGACGCAAACCGCAATAAAAACATTGATGTTAGGCCTTTCACAGTGCATACCCACACTCAACGGTACAAATTCCCTGTGGATACTCATATAGAAACACAGTTGACAACTgaatcagtacacacacactttggttCCATCTTATCTATGATCAAAAGGATGATGGCAATGATGTGTTCTCGGATTGTTCATTTGTCTGGTGGTGCCATCAGTCTCACAAACTAAAGCAGAGGAGGCATTGCACACAGCAGTGTGCCATTCCCCACATGCTCACGCAGTGCTAATACAACACATGCTTCCCTCTGTGAATTGGATCTTTCCATAGAGAGGGTTTAAAAAGCAGAGCTAGATTTGGTGTCCCCTTGTATTGCACACGCCAGCCAGCAACAGACTAGGGAGGTTAGGTGTCCTCCCGAAAGTTGTGTGAGCGCTCCAGACTCCAGGACAGACTTGTAAAGTTTGAGGTGTGTTCCTTCCGTAGGGCACAAGACGAGGCATAACTACAGAGAGGAAAATCTCATCATAAAGCAGGGCATTTCTTTTCTTTCAAGTGCATGTAACAGGTAAGACAGAGGCGAGGAAGGTTACTTTGGCaattgggtcgttccaccaattcggtgccttttgagatgtgtaacttggtatattttggggggggggttcacctaattttaacattctgttatAATGTGacagcacatgttcaacttcataaaaaacaagTTTTCCCATTACTATAGCAattgcctattaagtgccaaatacggttgaccataacagggttgatgttttcatcttaaatcagccatcaATCCCCTTGTGACGGGGaatggcaattgaatgcaatctTCACCCTAAAAAATGTAATCGTTAGaatatttctagcctgtctatttGTGGGTAACAGGGGTGacatgttatgctcgacccgctcagttttccaccacacaacaccagaaaatggcccaaaattgtagaaccagctcacctgcttttacactatgatttcacTATtatatgttcaatgtttctttaaaaaaatatagatattttaaaaggaatagcttcaccatattaaaacgggAGTTccgttgaccttaaaatgagggacagacataaatgaatcactaatcacacgaaatgaataataatcttcagaaataactTTGGCAAAGCAACAAAATGTTACTTTGAGAAATGTTgggattaagtgggttaaaatcctCCTAGAAGAGACACAGGGTTGAGAGAGGGACATGTCGAAATGCAACAGGCTATtcaaatgcaatattggtgcacaatttctacttaaaatatccaAGGGACACAAAAGGCACTCTTTTCATGGAACGACCCAAATCGGTTTGTCCATTTTTGCTTCAGTGGTAGACTAGAGCTGATATGGCCTTCCAGTATTCAGGATAGGAGTGAGAGAGCCAAATAAATGCCAGGTGATAAGACAGGGAGCTAGTGGGTCATAATGTTACTGGAATGCATGGGCTGGGGGGGGTAAAGCCAACTAGACAGACAGGACATTCAGCAGAGGCACCGGCGGTCACTCTTGGTGACCTCTTCTGAGGAGTGCACCACATTGGGCACAAAGCCACTCTTCACCCCTTCCCAGCCCTCCTGGATGTTGATGTCACCGCTCTTGACAAGCTCAAATATGTCCTGCGTTAGCTCAGTGAAGGCCTTTTCCACGTTGATGGCGTCGCGAGCCGATGTCTCCACGTAGCGCATGCCATAGGCACCTGCCAGCTTCTCAGCCTCCTGCTGGCTCACCTGCCTCTGGGACTCCAGGTCACACTTGTGACCCACCAACAGGAAGACGATACTGTGAGGCTGGACATGACTGCGGGCCTCCTCCAGCCACTCATGCACATTCTGGAAGGAGCGACGGTTGGTGATGTCAAACAGCAGTAGCCCCCCAACAGAGTTACGGTAGTAAGCCCTGGTAATAGACCTAGAGAGGGTTGAGGGGGTAAgcaaagaagagagacagaattgAGAGAAATTGTAAATATAAGCATTGAGAAGTGGGGAAATGGAAAAACAAAGGGCGTGACAGAGAAGTGGTGAGGTTCAACATCAAGACAACGAAAGGGTCCGAGATGAATAATATAGAGATAAAATTGTATATCATTATAACAATAATATTTACAGATGACTATCAAAAAAAGTGATTTTTTTAAGACAAATTATTTCGTCTTTACAATGGAAGATTAAAAAAGGAAAATACAATCTAAAAACTTAACCTGAATCGCTCTTGTCCAGCGGTGTCCCAGATTTGAAGTTTAATGCGTTTCCCTGGCTCTATCTCCACTAGCCTTGAGAAGAAGTCTACACCGACTGTGGGGTCAGACACCTGCGCAAAGCGTCCCTCGGTGAATCGCCGGATCAGGCACGACTTTCCTACTGTCGAGTCCCCAATGACGATGAGTCGAAACTGGTACAGCCATATCGCTTCCATATCTCACAGAATCTATGGCAAAAAAATAAACGAATAGTAAATGGCCTATAATCAAGTAGACTAGCTTAAATCTAGACTCCTTAGTATCTACAGTACATTCATTAATGATCGcctatatacccattgattcttgaagaataacaCTTAAACAGTATATTCCTCattagcttagttcaactgttgtaagCTTCCACTGGGCacagtggaaacaacgttgattcaccggtgtgtgtccagtgggtagttttactccaatgttttgtTTGACTCCAATTTTTGGAAACATTGTAAGCGTTATCCTTATCGGCCTATTTTTTTATGTAGATCTGTGTGATGGGTATGACTATTTTTTCGTGGCCTATTCGTGATGATGTGTGCGCAACATCCAACATCGATTTGAGTGGTGCTAAGAACTATTAAATGTAGAATTCCAATAGCCTACTGCGGACGGACTAATTGCGTATTCTTGAAAAACAGTAGTCTGCCTGCCCTAGCCTACATTACAATGAGGGAAAGGCCGCTCCTCTTTCCAGTGTAAATGCACAGACAGCTCTTGCAAAATAACACTCGTACGTACATTCAGCTCCCATAGAAACACCGTTGGTTCATAACTCGTATATTCAGCTCTCATAGAAACACAGTTGGTGCAAAGCCAATCAAGTGcaataacatatatttttaatTACAAACCAAATTAAAAGGGTAGTTATGCACAGTTTTATAGACAAAcaataggctacatattgaatACTCATTTCACCCGTGCCAAAATGTGGAAACGTGTTATGTCTGGGCTACATAAGTCTGACGTTTTAGAATAAGCCATCTTAATTTAAAACACATTTAACTGATATTCTTTCCGCCCTTCATAGATCGAGTTACAACGGTCTTCTCTGTGGCAATGCCATATTAATCCATAATAAACACAACATCGGCATGTAGGCCTACAAACTTATGTTAAATTACCTTGTTGGATGGGCGATCAACGCCTGGCAATAGAAAACCCCATGATCTTGAGAAATATTTTCTCTCGAAGATGCTCTCTGAAACAGTGATCCCAGGAGGCCTAGTCAAACGCTGTGTTTTACACCAAGGAGTAATCCGCAAATAGGCCTTGTCCTAGGctatcattttattttattctacacTGAGATTTGTTACTGTACTGGCGAGTTTCATGTGAAATAGGATAATGGCCGTCCTTAAAACTTGTCGATGGTTTCATTTTATGGTAATTCCATGTTTAAAGATGGAGAGATATTTTTGAAAATCCGCTGATGAAATGGCAGTAACAACAGCATCACATAGCGCGACTCATCCCTCATCAGCACCATTACCGTAAGAACCCAGACAGCAACGCAGATAGAATGTATCCGAAATTACGCGCTGCTCTCAATAGAGGGTGCTATAAAGGGACATTTAAATGTAGGTATTTTTCTCCCGAAGATTAGATTCGGGTTATCTTTGTGGGCTACTGTGTAGCCTAATGTCCTCTGAATGGTTAAATAGCTTGTGTGCGAATCCTGCTCTGAAGTAGACCCACAGTAGACTATTGCAGGGTAGAAGATAATGGGTGTGTCTGAGTCTTGgcagttttaaaatgtttttgtatCATGACATCGGGTGGAAAACTGGTCTCGAAGCGACTGGAGGGAGGGAAACTCATTGCGGAGGTGTTAGAGCTATGGAGTAGACTTTTTTTGGGGAGAAAGTTGGCCTATGCTGAAAATATTATAAGATCAAAAGTTAACATTTCGTGTTGGCTACGGTCGATGGAATCAAGTTGGATTACATCATTTGCTTGACTTCATCCTTTGGATATGAAGGCATAATTTCGTATGGGTGCACCGTGACATAGGCCTACAGTCAACATGCAATGTTCTATATGGAAACACTTGAAAGAATGTAGGCTGTAGTTGGAACGGAATTAGTATTAAATCATAATCTGTCTTTTAGAAAGCCATCATCACTGGCAAATAGTGAATCCTGTGGTGTGCGTTTTGAATGAGCTGTTGTACACAGTCAGACCATGCAGCAGGAGCATTTGTTCAAAGTTCTCGTTATAGGCGACCTTGGGGTCGGGAAAACGTCAATCATCAAGCGTTATGTCCATCAGATATTTTCTCAACATTATCGCGCAACTATTGGCGTCGATTTTGCGCTCAAAGTTCTGCACTGGGACAGTGACACCGTTATACGACTACAGCTTTGGGATATTGCCGGTATGTCTTAACCAGTCCATTTTACTTTAATATTTTACTTTATATATCCATCCATTGTAATACCAGTGGTTTGGACGATTCGTCAGACTTTATTCAAGTTTAGCATTTTGTGTAAAATCACATTTATGTTTTCAACAACTCAATAGGCGTATCAATGAATTAACGCACTTTTATGAGACTTATATTTAGTTTTATCCATAGATAGCCAATGTTACATGAATCGTCCTAATGAATAGTGTAAAGTATTTCTCCCTATGGTGTTTCATGTGCACTGTGGAGGAATGTGTCTTGTGTTGGGCTCAGCTGGTCTCATGCACATATTAGAGTCACATGAGCACTGCAGTTATTGCCaggagtctctctctcgctctctgtaatAAGAAAAACCTGACCAGTTTTTGGATCTTGCCAAGTCATAATGCAATATAATTAGATAGTTAAATACATATAATTCAAGTATAGATAGACCAGTGCTGTGTGCCTCTGACCCTAATGTGTGCtgttcttgtatttgtttgtcCCAGGACAAGAACGCTATGGAAATATGACTCGTGTGTATTATCGGGAGGCAGTGGGAGCTCTGGTGGTGTTTGACGTGACCCGCGCCTCCACATTTGATGCCGTGCTCAAGTGGAAGGACGATCTGGACACTAAGGTCACCCTAAATCATGGCAAACCTGTCCCAGCTGTGCTGCTGGCCAACAAGTCCGATCAAGTCTGCTCCCAGCAGCCCAGACTGGACACGTTCTGTCGGGAAAATGGATTTGTGGGATGGTTTGAGACCTCAGCCAAGGTGAGGAAGAAAGATACTGAAGatactaagaatttgttcttaactgacttgcctagttaaataaagcttaaattattttttttttatgaaattaTAAAGAGCATACATTTGACTACAGCCTTTGATTGTCAGCTTGGGTTACTTTAAAGCGTTCAATGAAATGCAATCACACTCGGCTGATAAATACATGCGATCCGTTGGAATGAAATGTCAGCATACCCTGGGGTATAAGGACACAGGCTAATTAGCCGAGGGGAATGTGAACAGGAATGTGTGAAATGGTCCGCAAGGCTGTGAAAGGTGTGTTCCCTTCTCACAGACTGAACCTGAGAGGAAGGGGACACTCACAGCCACTCTCTAATGAGTTACTCAGTTGGCTGTGAAGGATGATTGGGTGAATATGTCACTGGGGCCTACCCAGCTGATAGCTTACATTAATAATGATGGAAGATTAGCAACATCCTTCTGCCTGAGGTAAGAGGATTTTGAATCCTGAGCAGATCTGGCCTGGGGAATACTTCCCATCTGAGGTCCATTTGTCATTTAAGCTGTACATGATTTTGTCTTCTGTTTTATCTTGTAGGAGAACACTAACATTGAAGCGGCAGCGAGATGTCTGGTTGAACATATCCTGGCCAACGAAGAGAGTACAGTCTTGGATTCAGACCCAGATGTGCAGGTTCTGCCTGGGTTCAACAACAGCGTTAAAGAAAGAGTTCGCTGTGGATCATGTAACAAATTCTGACCCATCAAAGAGAATGGAGAAAAAATGAAGATCTTCAAGGGtctgtatgtgtctctctgtAGTCTGTAGGAATGGTCCAATTAAAGAACATCTTCAAGAGAAGCTGAGAGGGGtcatggaagaaaaaaaacgttaTGCGAGAGATGTGGTGTATCTCTCTATGTTGATTTATGATCATGTTTGTGTGAGAAATGGTAAAATAGTAATATAATGAGTGGAACATTTTTCTTTTCACAAGAAATACATTCTTGTAACTCCTTGGTGTGAACCACCTCTCCACATTGTGAAAGCAGGGCTCTCCCTCATTTCAGTCCCTCAGACAACTAAATGACAAAGCAGAGAATATCAGCAACGAGATGACACACATTATGATATCTACAGTCATATAACCAAGGATATCGGACCGTGTGATATAAAGATGTCGTTATGATTGACATCAGACTGATACAAAAGGGGTGTTTCTGTTTATAGGAGGGGGACAACACTGCCACAGTGCCTTGGTGTACCTATACTGTACATGCAGTGTAGGCCTATAGCTTTAACTTCATTAAAATGGCTTTGATGTGGGGTTCAGCAGAGTTGTCTTGTCCATTTTTGTAGCCTATGTATTTGACCATGTTAGTTGTTCAACACAGCATGCTAATGCAACATTGTTACTATGTCATTATATTATTACTACACAGGTATAAAAGGATAACATTGATGTCAGTTCTCCTCTCATCCTAATCTGCATCCTCCACCATGAGTTGATCCCAGGACGAGGCTGGACTAGAAAGGGAGAGAACCAGTGAATTTCAAACCTTTTCATATAGTTGGTAGCCTATAAAAATGCATTTACATCCTGTACAGTATTTGTAAAATAGAGGAAGACATCTCAATGCCAAATCTGACTCATATTAGGGATTTTATCTCACTTGCAGGCCGAGTAGAGTCACATGCCTAGacattacatgtactgtatgtcctacATTCCTATAGAGAGCTGCAGGAAACTGAGAAGCTGGTGCTTTGTGAAAGGTTGTTGTTATAGTCCAATAACAATGGTATTCACATCAATAGCATACTAACCCAGGGGTTTGTCTTCAGATGTGTCTGGATCTGATTGGACAGTACTGCAGAGTCAGACAGATTCCATCCACTTCAAATCAAGAAGCAGCTGCCTAATATTCAGTTGCGGTGTTCCGCTTTAAGATGCCCTCCCCGGACCCTTTCTGTGTTGCCCAATCAACCCCTTTCTAAGTCACCTGATTCATAGGCTACACTGCCATTTTACACATGAAGTTTGagtgaaaaaaaagaataatcgACTACCTAACAAAAAACCATTTGTAAAAAGATTAAATGCAATCAGAATAAACCATATGGAGCACGTCAATTAAAGGATATGGAAAAACGAGGAGGAGTCACTGCTACAAGACCTCGACACGAACAGAGGGGGGCTTGAGAGAAAATACATTAATATGCTATTTTGTAACGTCTTCAAAATTAGTCTAGCCCCAATCATAACCAGAGAGAACGTCGCGTGATCACCAACCGAGGATTGGTAGGCTAACTAATCAATGATTGTTGCTCTCCTGATGCTCAATTGTATTCATGCAGGCTACTGTTGCGGCTGTACACTCTAACCGGCATCACCATTGGAAAGCTATTACGCGGATATATTGTAGCATCGCGACCTCCGAACGAATCATTCTGAGCTGATATTGGTGTGGGTCGTTCAGGTTaggtttttgtattttatatttgtgagGACATCGGATTGCCATTTCGTTTACTGAATGTAGCCGTCAATTCTATTTGGCCGCCGTATGAATTCTCCCATCGGATTCGCGTCAGTGTACGTTTTTGTTTTCAGACGGGCAGTTTGTTTAGAGGGCACCCTCACTATCATAACTAAAGACAATTTGATTTCTGATTCCCCAATTACTGCTTTTGGAATATGTCTGGACAGTCTATCACGGATCGGATCGCTGCGGCTCAGCACAGCATGACAGGATCCGCTATAAGCAAAGCCGTCTGCAAGGCCACGACGCATGAAGTCAGCGGACCCAAGAAGAAACACCTTGACTGTAGGTTAAGTACACCACCAGTGCACCGCCGTTGCTACATACCAGCAACAAAAGCATTGGTTACATTGAATATTCAAGACGACCTGTATTTGTCATGATGTACATAATGTTTGGTATGGCCAAGGGTTTATCGAAATGATTCTATTAGGCTATGAATAATTGCGCATCATAGGCTTCAACGGCTCAGTAGTCAATCATTATCATACAGTGTCATTATCCTACAGTAGTCTATCGTGTTGTAGCCTGAACATGATGAgacaaatatattattattcctgAGTGTCATACaggaaaatcaatcaatcaaatgtatttataaatccctttttacatcagcagatgtcagaaagtgctgtacagaaacccatcctaaaaccccaaacagcaagcaaatcaGATGCAAATGCACATTTTGTGATCATAAATAGCCTACTACACTTTATTCATCATTGTATGCAGTAATATATTTTGTAAATTTCCCTTTTAATTAATAGGCTCTGAAAATGTTTATGGCAGCGTAGGTTTAAAGAAGCACAATTGGAGTCAGTCTACCAATTGTAAACCATTTCTTCATTTCCTACTGAGTTCTAGAGGAAAATATGTCTAATTTAGGTACATTAGTACATTCTGGTGTATGTAGCCTTCTGAGTTTTCTCGGCTACTTCAATTCGTGATGAGCTGGTGTCCAGGTCATTCATATTTGTTCAGTGGCAGCAGTGTCAGAGACCATCTTGATCTCAACATTTGAATGTTTATCTGTGTGTGGGAATGTGGAACTGGAGTCATTATTGGGTAGAAAGTATTTTCTCCACGTTTAACTACTGATGATTAGGTTAGGTGGCTTTATACCCAAATAATGACTTGACACAATCAACATTGTGTCCAGTCAATCAATTAAGATCAATCAGTCCTGTTCTGGGCTGCAACAAATGCCATAGACCCAGAGGGTTATTGGTTCAGTGAAACAAGGTAGGCTAGTTAGGTCCCAGGTCTCATCATGTGCTGTCAGTTTGATTCTTTTCTGGGGAGGGAATGTTTAATTGTACAATTCTTTGCCCAACCTTTATCCAAAGTAATCCAATTGTGAACATTTTAGTCACTTTAGAGTCATGCTGAGTGGAATTACGTAAGCTAAAATCTTGTTGTCAGAAAAACTGCCATTTTCTCTGAGTGGCATTTGGGAAGACTTCAAATGTGATTTAAAAATGTGGTACCCGACTGCAATTTAGCTCTTTAAAGAGTGTAATTCCTCTGGATTATCCGGACGCCTTGATATTCCATTTATGTTTCCTTTATGTTCCCTTTTAAGGTTTAGCATAAATTTAGACTCCTCCTACAGTGAAATGTCTTGAAGGACTACACAATCATATTTGAGGTTATTTTTATGACCGTCTGTTTTACAATCAGAATTCCAATTTGAAATGTTAATTGCCGGCTTAGTCACTGTAATTAAGGCATAATAAGTGAGAGTTAATTCACTAGTAAAAGAACGTGTATCTTTTTGAAGGGTGCGAGGGGCCGAGCAGAGATCCAACTGCTGCTAGGaattttcagcatgacaatatgtTTTCACTAACACTTGTATTCAGCCTCACCACGCTAGCTTTGCCCTTGTGTGGGTGCAAGCAAGCTAGGTGGTGCTAGGTATTAGCAGCCTATTAAGTAGAGGGCTGGATGCCATAGTGAGCCTCGATCGGTCTAGCTCATCGATGTCGCAGAGTTtttgcataaagttcagcttCCCTAACTTTGGTCCCACCCTGTTCACGTCTGTCGCCCATGCTCGCGTCGTCACCCACTTCGCTTCtcttcattggaaatgaatggtTTCCCGTAGTTTCATCGCCCACGTCGTCTTCAGTGTAGAGGAACTGTGTGTGAGTTGATCAGCCtcagtgtagagtagagtacaacATTTCTTAAGCACCGAAAGCACtattacattttttcaaatgtcACCATTCTGTGTCGTCGGCAGACCTGATCCACTGCACCAACGAGCTGAACGTGAGTGTCCCCCACCTGGCTGACACGTTGTTTGAGAGGACGGCCAACAACAGCTGGGTTGTGGTGTTCAAGGCCCTCGTCACCACGCACCACCTCATGATGTACGGCAACGAGGTGAGTCACCCGCTGACAGACTGGCTTCACTGTTAAAGTGGACCTCTGTCgctcagttggcagagcatggCGCTCGCAGCGCCAGAACGGTGGGTTCAATTCACGGGACCACCCGtacaaagaaaatgtatgcacgcacgactgtaagtcactttggataaaagcatctctTAAATGGGTTACATTATTATATGTTATTCACTGATTTAATCTTTATTCTTACTGGTTATGATCACGCTCTCTTTGTTTCACCAGCGATTAATCCAGTATCTGGCGTCCAGAAACACACTTTTTAACCTGAACAACTTCTTGGATAAGGGAGCAT
Coding sequences within it:
- the LOC111950669 gene encoding ras-related protein Rab-39B; the protein is MEAIWLYQFRLIVIGDSTVGKSCLIRRFTEGRFAQVSDPTVGVDFFSRLVEIEPGKRIKLQIWDTAGQERFRSITRAYYRNSVGGLLLFDITNRRSFQNVHEWLEEARSHVQPHSIVFLLVGHKCDLESQRQVSQQEAEKLAGAYGMRYVETSARDAINVEKAFTELTQDIFELVKSGDINIQEGWEGVKSGFVPNVVHSSEEVTKSDRRCLC
- the rab38c gene encoding ras-related protein Rab-38, yielding MQQEHLFKVLVIGDLGVGKTSIIKRYVHQIFSQHYRATIGVDFALKVLHWDSDTVIRLQLWDIAGQERYGNMTRVYYREAVGALVVFDVTRASTFDAVLKWKDDLDTKVTLNHGKPVPAVLLANKSDQVCSQQPRLDTFCRENGFVGWFETSAKENTNIEAAARCLVEHILANEESTVLDSDPDVQVLPGFNNSVKERVRCGSCNKF